The Bacteroidota bacterium genome segment ACTTGTCCGATTCCTTTAACTTCAATTTCCTGATCTTTCATTAATACAAATGAAGGGACATTCCGAAATGAAACAGAATCAAATTTCCCATTGATACGTTTTACTTTCGAAAGAATCCGTCCGGCAGGTGCATCAATTTTCAGCTCAAATTCCTCTCCTTTTTTTTCTACTATCCCAATTTCGGGCAGTATTTTCGACAAAGCTATGATCGCATGGCCACACATGGTGCTATAACCTTCGTTATGGATGAAAAATACGCCAAAATCACCATCGGATGTATTAGGCGGGATAAGAATTGCCCCGTACATATCAGCATGACCACGGGGTTCAAACATGGTTGAAGTACGCAAATGGTCGTAGTTTTCCCTAAAATATCTTCTTCGCTCTAAAACAGAACTCCCTTTTATTTCGGGAAGCCCTTTGATGAAAATACGCAAAGGTTCTCCGGCTGTATGTGCATCAATGGTTTCAATACATTTCCAATGATCCGGTGCAATCCAATTTAATTCCATTTGGTCGAATAATTTGCTAGTTCAAATTAATGAAAAATGGAGGAGAATTGCTAATGAAATCAGTTCGATTTCATGTTATTTGTTTAGGGTGATTGTTGAGAACGTGTTTATGTGTTATGGTGTTTGTGTGTCAATGTGTTTGCGTGATTATGTGTTTACGTGTTTATGTTTTGAAATTTCAATTGTTCAAAGGTTCAAAACCCGGATGTTTCTTACGGATTATTCCTCTTAGCTGCTTTCACAAACAATATAATTCTATATTAGAATTTAAGACGATTTCTTTAAGCAACCCTTAACGCATTTTTTACATCTATATAACATTCATATATAGCGAATTAAAATAAATTTTAAAAGAGTTATCAAAAAACAGAGTGACTTTTTCGTTTTTTCGGAATAAAGAAGTGTAGTTAACTTAATTCATAAACGTAAATTTTTATTAAAATGAGAAAGAAAAAAAAGAACAGCATTAAAACAAGCTTAATTGCAATTGCTTCATGTTTGGTTCTATTACTCCCGTTTTCGTGCCAAGAGAAACCGGATGCCATCCCCAAAAATGAGTTCCAAATTGAAACCAACGAATTTTTTATTGCTGAAAATTCAGCAAAGATGGTTGCCGAAAATTTTGCTAAAGGATTCGGTTCTAACACTCCTAATTCATTGAAAACCCAAAAAACGTATTCGTTAAATAATTTTTTGGATGAAGAAAATGGAGAAGCATTATTGTATATTGTAAATTATGATGAAGGTGGGTTTATAATTATCCCTGCCGATAACAGGGTTTATCCAATCTTGGCACATTCCGAAGAAAGCTCTTTTGTAACAGTAGAATCTGAGATCCCAGATGGCGTTAATCTTTGGGTACATTATACTAAAAAAGCCATAAAAAAAGTGAAAAGGGAAAACAAGAAACAAAATCTTGAAATGGAAAAAATCTGGAAAAGACACCTTAAAGTGACTAGTTTAAAAGTCTATGACCCACCTGGTCCTTGTGAAGATGAAACTATCAATGTTGGGCCGTTTTTACAAACAGTATGGCATCAATGGGTTGGGTTTAATGATTCACTTGACATTCTTTCAGGGTGCACTGAACTTCCTTATAATGGTAGAGCTTTTGTTGGATGTGTTACTGTTGCCATGGCACAGGTGATGAAATACCACCAACACCCAAGCTCCTATTCCTGGAGTAGTATGCCTAATATTTACGGAACAAGTGCTACTCATCTCTTAATAAGAGATATTGGAATATCAAATAGCATGGATTATCTTTGTTCTGGCTCAGAGACAAGTACACAAACCTATGTCGTCCCATCTCTAGTAAACGACTTTGGTTATTCCTCATCGGCCACTTTTGTTAATAATTACAACTACATAACTCTTAAAAATGAGCTTAGTAATAATAGACCTGTACTAATGAGAGCCGATGATGATAATGGACTTGGAGGGCATACTTGGGTTTGCGATGGTTATCAATCAAGATTTTACTGCGACTCAGGAGGTTCTTATTTATATTTTCGTATGAACTGGGGGTTTATTAATGGACTCTGTAATGCTTATTACTATTCATGGAATAGCAGTTTTGACCCTTTAGAATTTGAGTTTAACACAAATCTAGGAATGGTTATAGGGATTAAACCATAAAAGTATTATTTGGGAATGCCTATAATTGTACAATTGAAATATACATGCTTATAGGTATTCCCTTCACTTAATAAAATTTAATCATGAAATTAAAATCATTGTATATGAAAAATCTATTTTTTATTATTCTAGTTTTAGTCCTCATATCCTGCAAAAGGGATGACCAACCTGGAATCGAAGGTAATTTGAAGGTTAATCCCATAAATAGGATGGAAGTTAGTTATGTCGATGCCAATAGTGTTGACCTGCTTAATCAAAACAACACCAATTCTTTTAATCAAAGTGCTATAAAGTTGTATTACTTGGAAAATGGTGAGAAGAAATTTCAAAACATTTATTTTTCTTGTGAAGAAGCATTATGTTTTCTTAGGCTTTACACAAAGGCAGTGCCGTTATTTCTTGAGCTGAACAATCAGGTTACCGATACAATCACTAGCGAATTAACTATAGATGGTGCTAACTATAAAAGAAAAATTTGGTATAATGGTGAGCTAATCTCAGATACCTTGGCTGGTAGCGAATTTCATTTTACCATTATAAAATAATTTGCACCAAACTTAACGACCGATCTTTAAGTTTAAACTTTAGGATTGGTACATCATTAACAAATACCATGAAAAATATTTTTTTCTTAATTCTAACAACATTATTTTCAATAAATGTAATCGGGCAAACAACTGAATTCTCATTTCATCTAACTTCCGGCTTGTTTTCGTTTAGAGGATCAGAATCTGGAACAACAACGATTTATACAGCAGCATCTGATTTTGGCGCATATTCAACATGGTCTCCCTTTGGTAAACATAGCGGATTTTCATACTGTCTTGGGTTTAATGCACAAAGAATAACGGATTCACATTTTATTTTTGGAATTCGAACTAGCTATGAATCATTATCAAGCAGCATTAATATTGACAAAGTTATAAATATCACATCATCCGGAGGGGAAACCTGGGATGCCTATGACAGCAGAACAATCTTAACTAACCGATTTATAAATATATTTCCATTCCTTGGTAACAGAATGAATGTAATTAATGGGGTTAATTCCGATTTAATTTTTGGCTTTGATATTGGTGCATACCATAGCATAAAGGAACATGCAACAATAAATGCAAATCAGAAATCATATAATACAACAAAAAATTCTTTAAAAGAAAAATGGGACTACAGGCTTCATGTCGAAATGATAAACTATTATAAAAGAGTAGGGCTTAGCATCGGATACTCATATGGTTTAACAAATTATTTATTCGTGCCTAAATATAATAATTTTGAAAAAAGAGATGCACGGTCGAGAATGTTGAGGTTTGGATTAGTTTATAAAATTTAAAAAATCAAGCTTCACTTCGAATTAATCTTCTAAAAAGAAAATGAGGTGGTAAAATATTTTCATAGTTAAATAAGCCAATTTGAAAACAGGGTTATAGCCTTCCGAAAGATTATAATTTTCGGAAGGCTTAATTTTTTCTATTCTTTCTTATTGAAAACAAAAGAGCCCTGAAAGTTTTCCGAATCATAAACTTTTGCGTTCAAATTACCAGACTCAAAGACTCCTTGTAATTCAATCATTTTTCCTTTTTTTGTAAGAAAAGTAAGATACATATTTTGATTAATCATGTAAAGGTGATCAATTTTATAAATGCTGCCATCAGAAGATGTTACCTGCCCGAACACCGCATCCTGTTCTGTTTCAATGTTGATGATTAAAGCACCCTCCTTAGGATCTTCAGGATGAGTTTCCCAATGACCTTTAAAAAATTGGTTTTCGGCCAGTGATGCACGAAGCGAATGATTTGAAAAATTATCAACTACCTGTTCAAAAGAGAGACCACCCATTTCGAAAAATGAATGAGGAATGAGTGTGCCCATGTAGTTTAGAAATTCACTCATTTCCTTTGCCGTGTAAGGGTGCATTAAAGCCAGCACCTCTCCTCCTTTTTCGATGTCCATATTGTGGATCAAACATGGTCCGGCCTTAGCCGAAAAATCAACATCGTTTAATGAAAAATGTTTTATGGCCGGATTGATACGGGTTCGAAAATAAACCTGCTTTTTGATTGGATCAAAAACGATGGACCATTCTGCCACATCAAATACTTTTATTTTATCGAGCATGTAAAACCCATAATCCACGATATTTTCTGAAGGATCGTAAGTTTTAATTAAAAAGTCGGTTTTTACAAATCTTGGTACATTCGGATTGTCCAATTCAACTTTATATTGGCCCCCAAAATTCTCATAATATTTTGCAACTTCCATCTCACGATTGTAAGAAGTGTTAAACAATCCTTTTACCGGCATATTTTTATCCCTGTTGATTTTCATTTTCCCATCGACAAAAGCCAGAGCAGCACAATTGCCGCTTGCATCAGCCAGAAAATAATGCCAGCCCCAACCGTCAATTTCAATCTTTTCGGTCATTTTGATGGCTTCATCCAATGTTGAACAATTATCAAGCAGAAACTGCATCCATCCCATTTGGCTCAATCGCTGTAAAGAATCTCCTATCGGATAATCGGCATCTTCATTCATTTCCCAAATATAAAATCCAGCTTCATTCATTCCACCATCAGGCAAATCTTTCCCGAAATTATTGAAGGTTACCGAACCATATCGTGAAATCCAGCTAAGTTTTGAAGGCTTTGTAACTTCTTTATTCATCATCTCATTTAAACTACGCCCCATCTTAAAAACGCCCCTTTTGTTAATAAACACAATCCCAGGAACGCCAATGTCCCCCTCATTTAAATTGTGCCCAAAGATGAGCTTATCGCCTTTGTGTAGCATGAAAGTTGAACATGCCGAAGCTTTTACCAAACTCAATAGCGTCAAAGAAACTATTAATATACCGATCATTGTAAATTTGCGATAACTGTTTTTCATCATATTTTTGTTTAATTTGTTTTACACTTTTATGACGGTCAGTATTTGGTTTGGTTACAAATTTTATTCAGATTATGAGTTTTAATTCTACGTTCACCATAAAAAAACAGTATTCTACCGATTTTTGCTTCTTTCCAATCGATGGTTCGGGTAGTTTTGTCCATATCATAAATTTTTTATGAAAAAAGATGAAGTATAATTTAGTGCTCGGTAACTAATAAATATTGTAACGAAGTACATTTTATAATCGTCTAAGATAAAATTTCACATGAGTATCCATCAAAAACCAAATTCAATGAATGCTATCAAACTTATATCACCGTTATTAATGGTGTTTATATTTTTTCTGGGGCAATCTGTTTATGCTCAGGAAAACAACAATCAAATTGAAGTCGGGTACCGAATGACTGGCGAAATTGATGTTCAAGGATTTTCATTATCCGGTCAATCAACCATCAAGATTGAAGGTCACGCCGGATTATATGAAAGGATGGGGAACGACTTAATGTTTTACGGTTGGATTTTAAACGGTAAAACCCGCGAAGTAGTATGGGACATCTTAAAAGAAGAAAATGATAAATTTTTCGGGTACCGTAACTCGGGAAGATTTAAATTTAACAATGAAATCACCTTGCCTGCCGGCGACTATGAAGTTTATTACGCTGCCGGTATAGATCAAGGGAATTATAACAACAATAATAATTTCAATTTTGGCGATCTGCTGGATTGGATTTTTGATGGCAATTCGCGAGAACGTGATCGTGACTCAAGAAGGTATTCCGACTTTTCGATGCAGGTAAGCGGCCCTGAAAATAGTTTCATAAAAAACGACTGGCGAAAAAGCGTAGATGCATTTGCTCAAAATGCAATTGTTTCGATTGTAAGAGCAGGTGATGATGAATTTATGAGCGAAAACTTTAAGGTCGAAAACGAAATTGAATTAAATATCCGCGGAATTGGTGAGCAATACGATGGCGAGCAGTTCGACTTTGCATGGATCGTAAATTCAAGCACCTACGAAAAAGTATGGCCAACTGAGGACACCCGATTTTTAAAAGCCGGAGGAGGAAGAAAAAACCGATTGGTGTCTGAAAAAATCACTTTACAAAAGGGAGATTACACCCTGTACTATATTTCTGATGGCAGCCATTCTTTCCAAAGATGGAATGTACTTCCACC includes the following:
- a CDS encoding C10 family peptidase produces the protein MRKKKKNSIKTSLIAIASCLVLLLPFSCQEKPDAIPKNEFQIETNEFFIAENSAKMVAENFAKGFGSNTPNSLKTQKTYSLNNFLDEENGEALLYIVNYDEGGFIIIPADNRVYPILAHSEESSFVTVESEIPDGVNLWVHYTKKAIKKVKRENKKQNLEMEKIWKRHLKVTSLKVYDPPGPCEDETINVGPFLQTVWHQWVGFNDSLDILSGCTELPYNGRAFVGCVTVAMAQVMKYHQHPSSYSWSSMPNIYGTSATHLLIRDIGISNSMDYLCSGSETSTQTYVVPSLVNDFGYSSSATFVNNYNYITLKNELSNNRPVLMRADDDNGLGGHTWVCDGYQSRFYCDSGGSYLYFRMNWGFINGLCNAYYYSWNSSFDPLEFEFNTNLGMVIGIKP